The Argentina anserina chromosome 3, drPotAnse1.1, whole genome shotgun sequence genome includes a region encoding these proteins:
- the LOC126788150 gene encoding berberine bridge enzyme-like 14: protein MKSLVLAMLPVFSILGVISPVSCDTSSSSVETTFLQCLSNHSQFSNSISAVVYTSDNANFSYVLSSYVRNLRFSTPTTPKPLLIVAAKHYSHVQATVVCAKSVGLEIRIRSGGHDYEGLSYVSRKPFIVLDMFNLRSINIDLADENAWIQSGATLGELYYAISAKSKVHGFPAGVCLTLGAGGHFTGGGYGNMMRKYGLSIDNIVDAQIVNVKGEILDRKSMGEDLFWAIRGGGAASFGVILVWKVKLVKVPEKVTVFQVERTLEQGATDIVVQWERIADKIDNDLFIRLMLAPGNGSRKGEKTITATFISLFLGDSGKLLRLLNKSLPQLGLQQKDCVQMSWIESILFWAGYPNGTSLDVLLSRVPKGLTYLKRKSDYVQEPISKKDLEALWKVMIEIGDGGMLWNPYGGKMSEISDGETPFPHRKGNIFKIQYSFNWKDGRIETTNRYLNLTRKLYEAMTPHVSKNPREAFLNYRDIDIGTNTRDEYKEGEVYGFKYFKHNFDRLVQIKTKVDPDNFFRNEQSIPTHTPREL from the coding sequence ATGAAGTCTCTAGTACTAGCAATGCTCCCAGTGTTTTCAATCCTTGGAGTAATATCACCAGTTTCATGCGATACAAGTTCATCTTCAGTTGAAACCACTTTTCTCCAATGCCTTTCAAACCATTCTCAGTTCTCTAATTCAATCTCTGCAGTCGTTTACACCTCCGACAACGCCAATTTCTCATATGTCCTGAGTTCTTATGTGAGAAACCTCCGATTTTCCACTCCCACAACCCCGAAACCACTGCTAATTGTGGCGGCCAAACACTATTCACATGTTCAAGCCACTGTTGTTTGTGCCAAAAGTGTAGGCTTAGAAATCAGAATAAGAAGTGGTGGTCATGACTATGAGGGCCTGTCATATGTCTCCCGCAAACCTTTTATTGTTCTCGACATGTTTAATCTCCGGTCCATCAATATTGATCTGGCTGATGAAAATGCTTGGATACAATCTGGAGCAACTCTCGGAGAACTTTACTATGCGATTTCTGCAAAGAGCAAAGTCCATGGATTCCCAGCTGGTGTCTGCCTTACTCTAGGTGCTGGTGGACACTTCACAGGAGGTGGTTATGGTAACATGATGAGAAAATATGGACTCTCTATTGACAACATTGTCGATGCACAAATAGTCAATGTAAAGGGTGAGATACTCGACAGGAAGTCAATGGGAGAAGACCTCTTTTGGGCCATAAGAGGAGGTGGTGCAGCAAGTTTTGGAGTCATTCTTGTTTGGAAAGTCAAGTTGGTTAAGGTTCCTGAGAAGGTGACGGTGTTCCAGGTCGAAAGGACATTAGAACAAGGTGCAACAGACATTGTTGTGCAGTGGGAAAGAATTGCTGATAAAATAGACAATGATCTATTCATAAGACTGATGCTAGCACCAGGGAATGGGAGCAGAAAAGGTGAGAAGACAATCACGGCCACTTTTATTTCCTTGTTCCTTGGGGATTCTGGAAAGCTTCTGAGACTACTGAATAAAAGCTTGCCTCAGTTAGGTTTGCAGCAGAAGGATTGCGTCCAAATGAGCTGGATTGAATCAATTCTGTTTTGGGCTGGTTATCCTAATGGAACTTCTCTCGATGTTTTGCTCAGTAGAGTTCCCAAGGGACTAACATACCTGAAGCGGAAATCAGATTATGTGCAGGAACCGATTTCTAAGAAAGATTTGGAAGCTTTGTGGAAAGTAATGATAGAAATTGGGGATGGCGGGATGCTGTGGAATCCTTATGGAGGAAAAATGAGCGAGATTTCAGACGGTGAAACTCCATTTCCACATAGGAAAGGCAACATATTCAAGATCCAATATTCATTTAACTGGAAAGATGGAAGGATAGAGACTACCAACAGGTACTTAAATTTGACTAGAAAACTTTATGAAGCAATGACTCCTCATGTGTCCAAGAATCCAAGGGAAGCTTTTCTCAACTATCGGGATATCGACATTGGCACCAACACAAGGGATGAATACAAGGAAGGAGAAGTTTATGGGTTTAAGTACTTTAAGCATAATTTTGACAGATTAGTCCAGATCAAAACAAAGGTAGACCCTGATAATTTCTTTAGAAATGAACAGAGCATTCCAACTCATACGCCCAGAGAATTATGA